DNA from Bacillus sp. Marseille-P3661:
GCCTTGGCTTACCTTTTGAATTTGAAGTAAAAAAAATCGTGACTAAAGGCGATAAAATTCTTGATGTTACTCTTTCAAAAGTAGGCGGAAAAGGGCTTTTTGTAAAAGAAATCGAACAAGCTATGTTTGATAAGGAAATAGATATGGCTGTTCATAGTATGAAAGATATGCCTGCTGTTTTACCTGAAGGATTAACAATTGGCTGTATTCCTGTAAGAAAGGATCATCGGGATGCATTTATTTCTAATAATCATGTAAAGCTTAAAGATCTTCCTGCAGGTTCAGTAATAGGTACAAGTAGTTTAAGACGTGGTGCACAAATTTTGGCTTATCGCTCTGATCTTGAAATAAAATGGATACGTGGAAATATTGATACTAGATTAGCTAAACTTCAGGATCCAAATGAAGGGTTTGACGCGATTCTTTTAGCTGCTGCAGGTTTAGCGCGGATGGGCTGGTCAGATGATGTTGTAACTGAATTTCTAGATATTGACGTATGTGTCCCAGCTGTTGGGCAAGGGGCTTTATCGATTGAATGTCGTGAGGGTGACCATGAGCTTTTAGATCTTTTAAGTAAATTACAAGATGCAAACACTGCTGCTACAGTTGAAGCGGAACGCGCTTTCCTTCATAAAATGGAAGGTGGCTGCCAAGTGCCGATTGCCGGTTATGCTGAAAAATTGGCTAATGGTGAAATCAAACTAATTGCTCTTGTAGGTTCACCGGATGGGAAGACAATATTGAAAGAAGAGTTGCGTGGAACAGATGCGAAAGCATTGGGTGAAAAAGCGGCTCAGCTGTTAACAGATAGAGGTGCAAAGGATATCATTGAACAAGTGAAAAAGGAGTTAGATCAATAATGTCTGGTGAAGGCTTTCTTCAAGGAAAGCGCATTTTAGTTACACGAGCTAAAGAACAGGCAAGCTCCCTTTCAAAAAAAATTAAAGAGCATGAAGGCTATCCAATAGAAATACCATTAATTAAATTTCAAGCTCCCGCAAATATAGAAGTTGTAGAAAAAACTTTAAAGAATTTAGCATCTTACGATTGGGTCGTGCTAACTAGTACGAATGGGGTCAACTATTTCTTCAGCTACTTTGAACAGTTTAATATACGTTTACCCGAAACGAACCGACCACAAATCGCTGTGGTCGGTAAAAAAACGTACCAAGCATTAGAAAATAAAGGGATTAAAGCAAACTTGGTTCCCGAAGCATATGTTGCTGAAAGCTTATTTGAAGAAATGAAAGCTGTAGTGAGACCTAATGATAAAGTGCTTTTAGCAAGAGGTAATCTTGCGCGAACATTTTTACTTGAACAGCTAAAAGATCTTGGAATTAAAACAGATGATTTAGTTATTTATGAAACGGTCATTAATAAAGAGGAACAAACAAATCTATTAAAACTATTAAAAAATAACTTGATTGATATTATTACCTTCACAAGCTCTAGTACCGTAACATATTTTCTAGATTTATTAAACGGTACAGATTGGAAGGAGTACATAAAAGATATTACATTTGCATGTATTGGACCGATCACTGAAAATACCGCCTTGAAGGCAGGTATAAAACCGCAAATTGTCGCCACAGATTATACGATTGATGGGTTGGTAACCGCTATAACCAAGTACTTAAATAAAGGAGAAAGTTAGTATGGAAAACTTAAATTTTAAACGCCATCGCCGCCTTCGCGCAACCACTACGATGAGATCGATTGTTCGTGAAACTTTTTTACGAAAAGAAGATTTAATTTATCCGCTATTTGTTATTGAAGGTGAAAATATAAAAAATGAAGTGCAATCGATGCCTGGTGTTTTTCAATTATCACTTGATCTATTAAATGAGGAAGTTGATTCAGTTGTTGAGTTAGGAATTCCAGCCGTTATTCTATTCGGTATACCTGCTGAAAAGGATGACGTCGGTACTGGCGCATACTGTGATCACGGTATTGTACAAATTGCAACTCGACAAATTAAAGAAAAATATCCGGACTTAATTGTAATTGCTGATACTTGTTTATGTGAATTTACGGATCATGGACACTGTGGTGTTATAGAAAACGGCCAAGTGTTAAACGATCCAAGCTTACAACTACTAGCTGATGCAGCTGTTAGTCAAGCAAAAGCGGGAGCGGATATTATTGCACCATCTAATATGATGGACGGATTTGTTGCTGCTATTAGGAAAGGATTGGATGAAGCTGGTTTTGATCATATTCCAATCATGTCCTATGCAGTAAAATACGCGTCGGCATTTTATGGCCCATTCCGTGATGCAGCAGGAAGCGCACCGCAATTTGGTGACCGTAAAACATATCAAATGGATCCAGCTAACCGTTTAGAGGCGTTAAGAGAGGCACAATCTGATCTTGAAGAAGGTGCGGATTTCTTAATGGTTAAACCTGCATTATCTTATATGGATATTATTCGTGAAGTTAAAGACCGTTTTAACGCGCCAATGGTTGCTTATAATGTTAGTGGCGAGTACGCTATGGTAAAGGCTGCAGCGCAGAATGGTTGGATTGATGAAAAAACGATAGTTCTTGAACTGCTAACAAGTATGAAACGTGCTGGGGCAGACTTGATTATTACATATTTTGCAAAAGATGTAGCAAATTGGCTTAATGAACGTTAATCATTGAATAAGGAGTTGCGTAAAATGAGAAGCTTTGAAAAATCGAAAGCTGCTTATAAAGAAGCTGTACGAATGATGCCTGGTGGTGTAAACAGCCCTGTTAGAGCATTTAGGTCGGTTCAAATGGATCCTATTTTCATGGAACGTGGAAAAGGTTCTAAGATTTATGATATAGATGGAAATGACTATATTGATTATGTGCTATCTTGGGGGCCTTTAATTTTAGGACATGCACATGATGATGTAGTAGAGGCACTTAAAAAGGTAACTGAAAATGGTACAAGTTTCGGTGCACCTACTGAGATTGAAAGTAAATTAGCACAGCTTGTTATAGACCGCGTACCATCAATCGAAGTGATTCGCATGGTAAACTCAGGCACAGAAGCGACGATGAGTGCACTTCGCTTAGCACGTGGATTTACAGGTCGTAACTTAATTATGAAGTTCGAAGGCTGTTATCACGGCCATGGTGATTCCTTATTAATAAAAGCAGGATCTGGTGTAGCTACATTAGGGTTACCGGATAGTCCTGGTGTACCTGAATCAATTGCTAAAAATACGATTACTGTACCATACAATGATCTTGAAAGTGTTCAATATGCTTTTGATCAATACGGAAAAGATATTGCAGCTGTCATTGTAGAACCGGTCGCGGGGAATATGGGCTTTGTTCAACCGCTGCCAGGTTTCTTAGAAGGTTTGCGTGAAATTACTGAAAAAAATGGGTCATTATTAATATTTGATGAAGTGATGACAGGTTTTCGTATAGGCTATAATTGTGCGCAAGGACATTTTAATGTAACACCTGATCTGACTTGTCTAGGAAAAGTAATTGGTGGAGGATTACCTGTAGGTGCATACGGCGGTAAGGCAGAAATTATGAATCAAATTGCGCCTAGCGGCTCGATTTATCAAGCAGGTACATTATCAGGCAATCCGTTAGCAATGACTGCAGGCTATGAAACGTTATCTAGATTAACACCTGAAACCTATGCTGATTTTGATAGAAAAACAGTTCGCTTAACTGAAGGTCTTGCAAAAGCAGCTGAAAAGTATGATATTCCACATCAAGTAGGACGGTTAGGAGCTATGCTCGGTTTCTTCTTTACAAACGAGAAAATAGTGAATTTTGAAACGGCGAAGACATCTGATGTTGCTTTATTTGCTAGATATTATCGTGAAATGATTGAACGAGGTGTATTTCTGCCCCCTTCACAATTTGAAGCATATTTCCTATCTACTGTTCATACTGACGAAGATATTGAAAAAACAATTGCAGCAGCAGAGGAGAGCTTTGCAGCTATCTGTGCTGAATAATATATTTATAGTTAAAACAGCCACAAATCCTAGTGATTCGTGGCTGTTTTTTTGATGTTTGCATTTCGTAAAGGATCGGATTATAAAAGTGTTCATTAAGCATTTAGCTTGAAATTTTAATAAATTGGCATAAATCATGGAATATCTTCATAAATCTGTAGTGTCATAGTTAATTTATAATTTGTGGATTCGAAAAGTATGGTGACTAAATGGCGACAACAGGAATGTTCAGCTACTTTTTGAATATCCTCTAAATAAGAAGGGGGAGGAGTTCATTGACATTAAATGAAACGTCTTCGATACGTTTTTCGGTAGAAGAATCAGTATGGTTTAAAAAGGGACAGGAAGTATCGAATTTGATATCTATGTCGCTAGATCCAGAGATTTCTGTACAAGAACATGAAGATTATATATCAATACGAGGGGCTTTAGTACTGACAGGGGAGTATTATCCGAGCGAAACCCAGGAATCTGAACAAGAAGATATTTCGTTTCGTGAATTTTCTGCAGTCAGAACTGTAGATGAGGTGATTGAAAACGAAGGTGGCGTGAATAACATTAACCACCGTTTTCCAGTAGATATAACAATACCTGCTAATCGTATAAAGAGTCTTGATGAAGTATTTGTACTAGTAGAATCATTTGATTATGAAATCCCTAATCAGGGTCAGCTCCAATTAACTGCAGATCTTTCGATAAGTGGAATTATTAATGAAAGAGTAAGTAATCAGGCAGAACCTGAAAGTCATGAAAATGAAACCGTCGTAGCTGAATCGGCTTCAGAAACTGAACCAGAATGGGAAGAACCGATTTTGACACCAGCTTCAGCCCATAGGGAAATTAATGCTGCTGAAGATGAGCCGGAAGCAGACACAGAAGTGGCAGAGGAGAAATTTGCAACTTTTTTTAGTGAAGCAAGAAAAGACCCTATTGAAGACGAGCAGGAAAGCCAGGAAATTAGTGTAACAAAGTCAGATGCGTATACACTTATTAATGAATCTGAATCAACTAATGAAATCAAAGAGGAATTAGAAGTTGCCACGGCAAGGGAAGAAGAACAACAAGAACCACAGCAACAGGAGATTCAGGAAGAAGAACAGCAAGAAGAGCCAATTGTTCAATCACGTTCCGAGCTGGTTGAAGAAGAGGTAGAGGTAGCTCCGGCTGTTGCACCGTCACCTCAGATAGAGATGAAAGGACGCCGTTCAGAGGATGATAGCTTTGGCTGGAATCCAAGTTCATTATATTCTGGCAAAGCATCAAAGGACTCAGAGGAAGACAATGATGACCCTAGTGCTGAAGAACAACAGCAACAATACCGTCCACGTCATAGGTCCGAAAATGCATTGTATTTAACAAAGATGCTCGCTAGCGGCGAGGAGGATTTCTCAAAATTAAGAATGCGAATTGTACAAAATGGTGAAACCCTTGGCAGTATTGCAGAAAGTTATGATGTATCACCAAATCAAATCATCCGCATGAATGGATTAGAGGATGATGTTATAGAAGAAGGACAAATCCTTTATATTCCTGAATATGCAGGTGTCGAATAATTTGTAAAGTATTAATGAAAGGAGGGCTTCCACATACGCGGAAGCCCACTTCTTTTGAAAGTTAGTTATTCCAAATCGGAATCAAAAGTTAATTTATATTAGTGAGGTGATCCAACAATGCAAGGATTGGATCCATATAATAAACTATTAACACCTTATCAAATTGATCCCCATTATGTTGAGGATTATGGGAAAATAAAAAAAGTATTTGCTAACCAAGGAACATTTGCATTAAAGCAAACCAAGCTAACAGATGAACAACGCTATTATTTTAATAATACATTTAAAGTATTAAATGAAAAGGGATATCGGCAGGTGGTGCCGATTTATCCCACAAAGCAGGGAGA
Protein-coding regions in this window:
- the spoVID gene encoding stage VI sporulation protein D, coding for MTLNETSSIRFSVEESVWFKKGQEVSNLISMSLDPEISVQEHEDYISIRGALVLTGEYYPSETQESEQEDISFREFSAVRTVDEVIENEGGVNNINHRFPVDITIPANRIKSLDEVFVLVESFDYEIPNQGQLQLTADLSISGIINERVSNQAEPESHENETVVAESASETEPEWEEPILTPASAHREINAAEDEPEADTEVAEEKFATFFSEARKDPIEDEQESQEISVTKSDAYTLINESESTNEIKEELEVATAREEEQQEPQQQEIQEEEQQEEPIVQSRSELVEEEVEVAPAVAPSPQIEMKGRRSEDDSFGWNPSSLYSGKASKDSEEDNDDPSAEEQQQQYRPRHRSENALYLTKMLASGEEDFSKLRMRIVQNGETLGSIAESYDVSPNQIIRMNGLEDDVIEEGQILYIPEYAGVE
- the hemC gene encoding hydroxymethylbilane synthase; this translates as MRKIIVGSRQSKLALTQTNWFIEQMKSLGLPFEFEVKKIVTKGDKILDVTLSKVGGKGLFVKEIEQAMFDKEIDMAVHSMKDMPAVLPEGLTIGCIPVRKDHRDAFISNNHVKLKDLPAGSVIGTSSLRRGAQILAYRSDLEIKWIRGNIDTRLAKLQDPNEGFDAILLAAAGLARMGWSDDVVTEFLDIDVCVPAVGQGALSIECREGDHELLDLLSKLQDANTAATVEAERAFLHKMEGGCQVPIAGYAEKLANGEIKLIALVGSPDGKTILKEELRGTDAKALGEKAAQLLTDRGAKDIIEQVKKELDQ
- a CDS encoding uroporphyrinogen-III synthase, coding for MSGEGFLQGKRILVTRAKEQASSLSKKIKEHEGYPIEIPLIKFQAPANIEVVEKTLKNLASYDWVVLTSTNGVNYFFSYFEQFNIRLPETNRPQIAVVGKKTYQALENKGIKANLVPEAYVAESLFEEMKAVVRPNDKVLLARGNLARTFLLEQLKDLGIKTDDLVIYETVINKEEQTNLLKLLKNNLIDIITFTSSSTVTYFLDLLNGTDWKEYIKDITFACIGPITENTALKAGIKPQIVATDYTIDGLVTAITKYLNKGES
- the hemL gene encoding glutamate-1-semialdehyde 2,1-aminomutase; this encodes MRSFEKSKAAYKEAVRMMPGGVNSPVRAFRSVQMDPIFMERGKGSKIYDIDGNDYIDYVLSWGPLILGHAHDDVVEALKKVTENGTSFGAPTEIESKLAQLVIDRVPSIEVIRMVNSGTEATMSALRLARGFTGRNLIMKFEGCYHGHGDSLLIKAGSGVATLGLPDSPGVPESIAKNTITVPYNDLESVQYAFDQYGKDIAAVIVEPVAGNMGFVQPLPGFLEGLREITEKNGSLLIFDEVMTGFRIGYNCAQGHFNVTPDLTCLGKVIGGGLPVGAYGGKAEIMNQIAPSGSIYQAGTLSGNPLAMTAGYETLSRLTPETYADFDRKTVRLTEGLAKAAEKYDIPHQVGRLGAMLGFFFTNEKIVNFETAKTSDVALFARYYREMIERGVFLPPSQFEAYFLSTVHTDEDIEKTIAAAEESFAAICAE
- the hemB gene encoding porphobilinogen synthase, with protein sequence MENLNFKRHRRLRATTTMRSIVRETFLRKEDLIYPLFVIEGENIKNEVQSMPGVFQLSLDLLNEEVDSVVELGIPAVILFGIPAEKDDVGTGAYCDHGIVQIATRQIKEKYPDLIVIADTCLCEFTDHGHCGVIENGQVLNDPSLQLLADAAVSQAKAGADIIAPSNMMDGFVAAIRKGLDEAGFDHIPIMSYAVKYASAFYGPFRDAAGSAPQFGDRKTYQMDPANRLEALREAQSDLEEGADFLMVKPALSYMDIIREVKDRFNAPMVAYNVSGEYAMVKAAAQNGWIDEKTIVLELLTSMKRAGADLIITYFAKDVANWLNER